One Chroicocephalus ridibundus chromosome 22, bChrRid1.1, whole genome shotgun sequence DNA window includes the following coding sequences:
- the PRR22 gene encoding proline-rich protein 22: MTKCAELPNLTIEVDFVDINVGCPIDLVYKKKEAPGDPDANIDVTEDVLPQEHLRLLGSSPNAVEDDQDPDTRRDIFSAFNISPKSNTSSGRDISPESNIFFAFNSSPKSNISSKSNISESDISPAFNISPKSNISPERDICSQCDISPEHDICSQRDLSPERNLSPERNICSQCDICSERDISSQRDISSERDISSERDICSQCDICSEHHICSEHHICSERDISSERDISSERDISPEHDICSQCDISSEHDICSQCDISPEHEICSQCDISPERDICSQCDISPEHDISSSNISAECDSSPKSNIFSAFNISPKSNISAECDSSPKSNIFSAFNISPKSNISAECDISPKSNISTECDFSPKSNIFSAFNISPKSNISSESDISPKSNIFSAFDISPKSNICSDCDICPERNISPESKISSAFDISPRTNISSERDISPKIHISPEGKFSLKSDISSEHNIISSKSDTSCSSDTSWESDVPTSPSAVPHSQALGDAAGHLAVPHKVPIEEALRLFDCNPSGTGTPAPLCEVASLSLPEELLTPYYSVEETMEAVSILEEFRSRTESQEPCGDAGMELPPAQPTMAEKRGTKRGTSPLSPPPSKRRALAGSPGVAGGKRPPPVRRQR, from the exons AAAGAAGCTCCTGGCGACCCGGATGCCAACATTGATGTGACCGAGGACGTGCTCCCCCAAGAGCACCTCAGGCTCTTGGGTTCCTCCCCGAACGCAGTGGAGGATGaccaggaccctgacacca ggcGTGACATCTTCTCAGCGTTCAACATCTCACCAAAGAGCAACACCTCCTCAgggcgtgacatctccccagagagtAACATCTTCTTTGCGTTCAACAGCtcgccaaagagcaacatctcctcaaAAAGCAACATCTCAGAGAGCGACATCTCCCCAGCATTCAACATCTCCCCGAAGagcaacatctccccagagcgcGACATCTGCTCACAGtgcgacatctccccagagcacgACATCTGCTCACAGCGCGACCTCTCCCCAGAGCGCAACCTCTCCCCAGAGCGCAACATCTGCTCACAATGCGACATCTGCTCAGAGCGCGACATCTCCTCACAGCGAGACATCTCCTCAGAGCGCGACATCTCCTCAGAGCGCGACATCTGCTCACAGTGCGACATCTGCTCAGAGCACCACATCTGCTCAGAGCACCACATCTGCTCAGAGCGCGACATCTCCTCAGAGCGCGACATCTCCTCAGAGcgcgacatctccccagagcacgACATCTGCTCACAGTGCGACATCTCCTCAGAGCACGACATCTGCTCACAGtgcgacatctccccagagcacgAAATCTGCTCACAGtgcgacatctccccagagcgcGACATCTGCTCACAGtgcgacatctccccagagcacgACATCTCCTCT agcaacatctccgcaGAGTGTGActcctccccaaagagcaacatcttctctgcattcaacatctcgccaaagagcaacatctccgcaGAGTGTGActcctccccaaagagcaacatcttctctgcattcaacatctcgccaaagagcaacatctccgcaGAGTGTGATAtatccccaaagagcaacatctccacAGAGTGTGacttctccccaaagagcaacatcttctctgcattcaacaTCTCGCCcaagagcaacatctcctctgagagcgacatctccccaaagagcaacatcttctcagCGTTCGacatctctccaaagagcaaCATCTGCTCAGATTGTGACATCTGCCCAGAGCgcaacatctccccagagagcaaaATCTCCTCAGCGTTCGACATCTCCCCAAGGACCAACATCTCCTCTGAGAGGGACATCTCCCCAAAGATCCACATCTCCCCAGAGGGCAAattctccctaaagagtgacatctcctcaGAGCACAACATCATCTCCtcaaagagtgacacctcctgcAGCAGCGACACCTCctgggagagcgacgtccccaccagcccctctgctgtcccccacagccaagcccttggggacgcggccggccaccttgccgtgccccacAAGGTGCCCATCgaggaggccctgaggctcttTGACTGCAACCCCAGTGGCACTGGCACACCTGCGCCGCTTTGTGAGGTCgcctccctctcgctgcccgaggagctgctgaCGCCCTactacagcgtggaggagaccATGGAGGCTGTCAGCATCCTGGAAGAATTCCGCTCCAGGACAGAGTCCCAGGAACCATGCGGGGacgcggggatggagctgccgccagcccagcccaccatggcagagaagcgggggacgaagcgggggacgaGCCCCCTGTCAccaccacccagcaagcgcagggctctggcaggcagcccgggggtggcaggggggaagagaccccccccagtgaggagacagagatga